A genome region from Streptomyces xanthophaeus includes the following:
- a CDS encoding Fpg/Nei family DNA glycosylase, producing MPEGHTIHRLAQDHAERFAGRPVRVSSPQGRFAQSAAVLDGRELDGAEAHGKHLFLELGDAWIHIHLGLFGKLGFGPAPAPPATETVRLRLLNEDHYADLRGPTACALIGEGEKKAIHDRLGPDPLRADDDPERAWTRISRSRTTVAALLMDQKIVAGIGNVYRAEVLFRHGIDPYRLGRDLTRGEWDAMWADLAALMREGVRNNRIDTVRDEHLPEAMGRPPRVDDHGGEVYVYRRANMPCHICGGEIRTADLAARNLFWCPGCQSR from the coding sequence GTGCCCGAGGGGCATACGATCCACCGCCTCGCCCAGGACCACGCCGAGCGGTTCGCGGGCCGGCCGGTCCGCGTCAGCAGCCCCCAGGGCCGCTTCGCGCAGAGCGCGGCCGTGCTCGACGGGCGCGAGCTGGACGGCGCCGAGGCGCACGGCAAGCACCTCTTCCTGGAACTCGGCGACGCCTGGATCCACATCCACCTCGGCCTGTTCGGCAAGCTCGGCTTCGGCCCCGCCCCGGCCCCGCCCGCCACGGAAACGGTCCGGCTGCGCCTGCTGAACGAGGACCACTACGCCGACCTGCGCGGCCCCACCGCCTGCGCACTGATCGGCGAGGGTGAGAAGAAGGCGATACACGACCGGCTCGGCCCGGACCCGCTGCGCGCCGACGACGACCCCGAGCGGGCCTGGACCCGGATCTCTCGCTCCCGCACCACCGTCGCCGCCCTGCTCATGGACCAGAAGATCGTCGCGGGCATCGGCAACGTCTACCGCGCCGAGGTCCTCTTCCGGCACGGCATCGACCCGTACCGCCTGGGCCGGGACCTCACCCGCGGCGAGTGGGACGCCATGTGGGCCGACCTGGCCGCCCTGATGCGCGAGGGTGTGCGCAACAACCGCATCGACACCGTCCGCGACGAGCACCTGCCCGAGGCCATGGGCCGGCCGCCGCGCGTCGACGACCACGGCGGCGAGGTGTACGTCTACCGGCGGGCGAACATGCCCTGCCACATCTGCGGCGGCGAGATCCGCACCGCCGACCTCGCCGCCCGCAACCTCTTCTGGTGCCCCGGCTGCCAGTCCCGCTGA
- a CDS encoding PP2C family protein-serine/threonine phosphatase — MAGARVESLMARMRMLSHRGRTALRKSAVDYFRGDASDWLAFGGLLLTIPAIACGTLMLPVWFSPSALVLPIVAGGLLLRPASLLALYAASAAALIVEALVLGPYTQGPARVTPGTVLVVAACGFFGLVIAQFRSRVGVPWRRGGTMLFDLRERIRVQSKLPALPRGWHREMALRPAGGQSFSGDFVVAARTNGGRTLEIVLTDVSGKGMEAGSRALLLSGAFGGLLGALPAHGFLPAANGYLLRQDWDEGFATSIHLVLDLETGDYELLSAGHLPALQLSAGTGRWQEKSGEGPLLGVYDGAEFIPARGNLRPGDVLMLFTDGLVETSDREISEGIDRLTGEADRYVAAGWDGAAWHLIEKVAKDVNDDRALLLIRRSA; from the coding sequence ATGGCCGGAGCACGCGTGGAATCCCTCATGGCCCGGATGCGCATGCTGTCGCACCGGGGCCGCACAGCCTTGCGCAAATCAGCCGTCGACTACTTCCGCGGCGACGCCTCCGACTGGCTCGCCTTCGGCGGGCTCCTGCTCACCATCCCCGCCATCGCCTGCGGCACGCTGATGCTGCCCGTCTGGTTCTCGCCGTCGGCGCTCGTCCTGCCGATCGTGGCCGGCGGCCTGCTGCTGCGCCCCGCCAGCCTCCTCGCCCTGTACGCCGCCTCCGCGGCCGCACTGATCGTCGAGGCCCTCGTACTCGGCCCCTATACCCAGGGCCCGGCCCGCGTCACCCCCGGCACCGTGCTGGTGGTCGCGGCGTGCGGGTTCTTCGGCCTGGTCATCGCCCAGTTCCGCAGCCGTGTCGGCGTGCCCTGGCGGCGTGGCGGCACCATGCTCTTCGACCTGCGCGAACGCATCCGCGTGCAGAGCAAACTGCCCGCCCTGCCGCGCGGCTGGCACCGCGAGATGGCCCTGCGCCCGGCCGGCGGCCAGTCCTTCTCCGGCGACTTCGTGGTCGCGGCCCGCACCAACGGCGGCCGGACCCTGGAGATCGTCCTGACCGACGTCTCCGGCAAGGGCATGGAGGCCGGCTCCCGGGCCCTGCTGCTCTCCGGCGCCTTCGGCGGACTGCTCGGCGCCCTGCCCGCCCACGGCTTCCTGCCCGCCGCCAACGGCTACCTGCTCCGCCAGGACTGGGACGAGGGCTTCGCCACCTCCATCCACCTCGTCCTGGACCTGGAGACCGGCGACTACGAACTCCTCTCGGCCGGCCACCTCCCCGCCCTCCAGCTCTCGGCGGGCACCGGCCGCTGGCAGGAGAAGTCCGGCGAAGGCCCGCTCCTCGGCGTCTACGACGGTGCGGAATTCATCCCCGCCCGCGGCAACCTGCGCCCCGGCGACGTCCTGATGCTCTTCACCGACGGCCTCGTCGAGACCTCCGACCGGGAGATCAGCGAGGGCATCGACCGCCTCACCGGCGAGGCCGACCGCTACGTCGCCGCCGGCTGGGACGGCGCGGCCTGGCACCTGATCGAGAAGGTCGCCAAGGACGTCAACGACGACCGCGCGCTGCTGCTCATCCGCCGCTCCGCCTGA
- a CDS encoding ABC transporter ATP-binding protein → MRLRRSGRQHGQGTESGYGHGCDSTAAVELRGVRRAYGRGGSTVHALRGIDLSLPRGSFTAVMGPSGSGKSTFLQCAAGLDLPTEGSVRLGGTEITAMNENELTELRRSRLGFVFQAFNLLPSLTVEQNVLLPMRLAGGRSAHEGRTRAAELLARVGLEGKGGRRPAELSGGQQQRVAIARALVTRPDVVFADEPTGALDTTTAAEVLGLLRDAVDSLRATVVVVTHDPAAAAHADQVLFLADGLIADRLPRSSATAVAARMTALTAPARARAYTGAAA, encoded by the coding sequence ATGAGGCTCCGACGGAGCGGGCGGCAGCACGGGCAGGGCACGGAGAGCGGGTACGGGCACGGGTGCGACAGCACGGCCGCCGTCGAGCTGCGCGGCGTACGGCGGGCCTACGGACGCGGGGGCTCCACCGTGCACGCGCTGCGCGGGATCGACCTCAGCCTGCCGCGCGGCAGCTTCACCGCCGTCATGGGACCCTCCGGCTCCGGCAAATCGACCTTCCTGCAGTGCGCCGCCGGACTCGACCTGCCCACCGAGGGATCCGTCCGGCTCGGCGGGACCGAGATCACCGCGATGAACGAGAACGAGCTCACCGAACTCCGCCGCAGCCGCCTCGGCTTCGTCTTCCAGGCCTTCAACCTGCTGCCGTCCCTCACCGTCGAGCAGAACGTACTGCTCCCGATGCGGCTCGCCGGCGGCCGCTCCGCGCACGAGGGCCGGACCCGCGCCGCCGAGCTGCTCGCCCGCGTCGGCCTGGAGGGCAAGGGCGGCCGCCGCCCGGCCGAGCTCTCCGGCGGCCAGCAGCAGCGCGTGGCCATCGCCCGGGCCCTCGTCACCCGGCCCGACGTGGTCTTCGCCGACGAACCCACCGGCGCGCTCGACACCACCACCGCGGCGGAGGTCCTCGGGCTGCTCCGGGACGCCGTCGACTCCCTGCGCGCCACCGTCGTCGTGGTCACCCACGACCCGGCCGCCGCCGCCCACGCCGACCAGGTGCTCTTCCTCGCCGACGGCCTGATCGCGGACCGGCTGCCGCGCAGCTCCGCGACGGCCGTCGCGGCCCGGATGACCGCACTCACCGCCCCGGCCCGGGCCCGGGCGTACACGGGAGCAGCCGCCTGA
- a CDS encoding DUF4232 domain-containing protein produces MITRRWVRGVVGGAVAAGVLAGAAGCETPPAPKAAPGPTAAPRKTPAPSRNPTPPPTPTAPAGPATPEPAPEPCPEGGVRLVEGSGDAVMGLRLEGYRLVNCGTDEYVLEGYPQVRLLDKQDQLLEVTIGHGSAPITSEVPAVDAPPERVTLAPGQTASVALLWRDRITDVTVPPVEGWVLEVTPKPGAPRLGLRLTRPVDLGNTGHLGVGPWKR; encoded by the coding sequence ATGATCACGAGGCGGTGGGTGCGGGGCGTCGTCGGGGGCGCGGTGGCGGCGGGGGTGCTGGCCGGGGCTGCAGGGTGTGAGACCCCGCCGGCGCCGAAGGCCGCGCCGGGGCCGACCGCGGCGCCGAGGAAGACCCCGGCCCCAAGCCGGAACCCGACTCCCCCTCCCACTCCGACTGCGCCCGCGGGTCCGGCCACGCCCGAACCGGCCCCGGAGCCGTGCCCCGAGGGCGGAGTCCGGCTCGTCGAGGGGTCCGGGGACGCCGTGATGGGGCTGCGGCTGGAGGGCTACCGGCTGGTCAACTGCGGTACGGACGAGTACGTGCTGGAGGGCTATCCACAGGTGCGGCTGTTGGACAAGCAGGACCAGCTGCTGGAGGTGACGATCGGGCACGGCTCGGCGCCCATCACCTCCGAGGTGCCGGCCGTGGACGCCCCACCGGAGCGCGTGACGCTGGCGCCGGGGCAGACCGCGTCGGTGGCGCTGCTCTGGCGCGACCGGATCACCGACGTGACCGTGCCGCCGGTGGAGGGCTGGGTGCTGGAGGTGACGCCGAAGCCGGGTGCGCCGCGGCTGGGCCTGCGCCTGACCCGGCCCGTCGACCTCGGCAACACCGGGCATCTGGGGGTCGGTCCCTGGAAGCGGTGA
- a CDS encoding pyridoxal phosphate-dependent decarboxylase family protein yields the protein MDRTLAADLARLPELLDATRGAAADALATLDARPVVPPAGKPHDPEPLPEPLPEHATGTDAALAAFHDRWEPRLSASAGPRYLGFVTGGATPAALAGDWLTAVHDQNSNSGLDGGGQDLERETVGWLRDLFGLTAAHSGTFVSGATMSNTTGLAIAREWLGERLGVSPAEDGAAALGPVRVLSGAPHSSIAKALSVLGLGRNSLVRVPTLPGREAVDPAALERALADTPGPAVVVANAGTVNTVDFDDLRAIGALRERHDFWLHTDAAFGAFAALSPEHAHLADGLDASDSVCVDLHKWLNVPYDSAVQFTRRRDLQARVFQNSAAYLGPLGDHPDLVHLTPENSHRLRALAAWFTLRAYGRQGHREIVERDIACARALGAALEEDPAFTLLAPVRLNVVCFTLAEAPTAERLAALREAVAAEVFVTPTVHEGTAALRAAFSNWRTTQADVRRAAQALGAAAREIA from the coding sequence ATGGACCGCACGCTCGCCGCCGACCTGGCCCGGCTCCCCGAACTCCTCGACGCCACCCGCGGCGCCGCCGCCGACGCGCTCGCCACCCTGGACGCGCGTCCCGTCGTACCGCCCGCCGGAAAGCCGCACGACCCCGAGCCCCTCCCCGAGCCCCTCCCGGAGCACGCCACCGGCACGGACGCGGCGCTCGCCGCCTTCCACGACCGCTGGGAGCCGCGCCTGTCGGCCTCCGCGGGACCGCGCTACCTCGGCTTCGTCACGGGAGGCGCCACCCCCGCCGCCCTCGCCGGGGACTGGCTCACCGCCGTCCACGACCAGAACTCCAACTCCGGGCTCGACGGCGGCGGCCAGGACCTCGAACGCGAGACCGTCGGCTGGCTCCGCGACCTCTTCGGCCTGACCGCCGCCCACTCCGGTACGTTCGTCTCAGGCGCCACCATGTCCAACACCACCGGCCTCGCCATCGCCCGCGAATGGCTCGGCGAACGCCTCGGCGTTTCCCCGGCCGAGGACGGCGCGGCGGCCCTCGGCCCGGTCCGCGTGCTCTCCGGCGCCCCGCACTCCTCGATCGCCAAGGCTCTCTCCGTCCTGGGACTCGGCCGCAACTCCCTGGTCCGGGTGCCCACCCTGCCCGGCCGCGAGGCCGTCGACCCCGCCGCCCTGGAGCGGGCACTGGCCGACACGCCCGGACCGGCCGTGGTCGTCGCCAACGCGGGCACCGTCAACACCGTCGACTTCGACGACCTCCGGGCCATCGGAGCCCTGCGCGAGCGCCACGACTTCTGGCTGCACACCGACGCCGCGTTCGGGGCCTTCGCCGCCCTCTCCCCGGAGCACGCGCATCTTGCCGACGGCCTCGATGCCTCCGACTCCGTCTGCGTCGACCTGCACAAATGGCTCAACGTCCCCTACGACAGCGCCGTCCAGTTCACCCGCCGGCGCGACCTGCAGGCCCGCGTCTTCCAGAACTCCGCCGCCTACCTCGGCCCCCTCGGAGACCATCCCGACCTCGTCCACCTCACCCCCGAGAACTCCCACCGGCTGCGCGCCCTCGCCGCCTGGTTCACGCTCCGCGCGTACGGCCGCCAGGGCCACCGGGAGATCGTCGAACGCGACATCGCCTGCGCCCGCGCGCTGGGCGCCGCCCTGGAGGAGGACCCCGCCTTCACCCTCCTGGCCCCGGTCCGCCTGAACGTCGTCTGCTTCACCCTCGCAGAGGCCCCCACCGCGGAGCGCCTCGCCGCCCTGCGGGAGGCGGTGGCCGCCGAGGTGTTCGTCACTCCCACCGTCCACGAGGGAACCGCCGCCCTGCGCGCCGCGTTCTCCAACTGGCGTACCACGCAGGCGGACGTACGCCGGGCAGCCCAGGCCCTCGGCGCGGCAGCAAGGGAGATCGCATGA
- a CDS encoding HD domain-containing protein, whose protein sequence is MTDSPLTLIEVESLARSAHEGQTDKAGRPYAEHLAAVAEGVRLRGGSAEQQAAAWLHDAIEDEALSLTWLDSAALPQTVKDMVLAVTKRPDEPVERYAARILATPGALLIKEADLAHNADPVRLSVLDGPTRERLSAKYANIRSLLGLTTP, encoded by the coding sequence ATGACGGACAGCCCCCTGACTCTGATCGAGGTCGAGTCCCTGGCGCGCAGCGCGCACGAGGGCCAGACCGACAAGGCCGGCCGGCCGTATGCCGAACACCTGGCGGCCGTGGCCGAGGGCGTGCGGCTGCGCGGCGGCAGCGCCGAACAGCAGGCGGCGGCCTGGCTCCACGACGCCATCGAGGACGAGGCCCTCAGCCTCACCTGGCTGGATTCGGCGGCCCTCCCGCAGACGGTGAAGGACATGGTCCTCGCGGTCACCAAGCGCCCGGACGAACCGGTCGAGCGGTACGCGGCCCGCATCCTGGCCACCCCGGGCGCCCTGCTCATCAAGGAAGCGGACCTCGCGCACAACGCGGACCCCGTACGCCTCTCCGTGCTGGACGGTCCCACGCGCGAGAGGCTGTCCGCAAAGTATGCGAATATCCGTTCCCTCCTCGGCCTCACCACCCCGTGA
- a CDS encoding membrane protein — protein MAISLSVVVLLAVILVVLIRGNHIKTGPAIVAALFGFFLASSSIADDVNRFLNSLATMIANIKL, from the coding sequence GTGGCCATTTCGCTGTCAGTGGTGGTTCTGTTGGCGGTCATCCTGGTGGTGCTGATCCGTGGCAACCACATCAAGACGGGCCCCGCCATCGTCGCGGCGCTCTTCGGCTTCTTCCTCGCGTCCAGCTCGATCGCGGACGACGTGAACCGGTTCCTGAACTCCCTCGCGACGATGATCGCGAACATCAAGCTCTGA